TTAAGCCATGTATATATTCCTAAACTTAGGGTGATAATAATAGCCCTGCCTTAGGTTGCATATGTCTAATTCAAACCAACTGTTCTAAGTTGCATAGTAAGACCTCCTCTTTCAAAACAGGAGAGATACAAAAAAGACTAGTACAAAGTTGGAACCTTTTCTGGTGTGGAAACCATGGGGTTTGCAGTTTTTGCCCTTGTAGAAGTCTCGAGGAGCTCGTTTAGGGGAGAGTATATCAAGTGAAGAAGCTCTCTTCCTTCTGAATGATCTTCCAATCCCCATCAACAACCCTCCTATCGTCGTCATCCTCcaaatctctcaatctcaaatCCGGCAAAATCGATAGAACTAGTCAAAAGAATAACAGATCTGTATCAAAtcttgagaagagaagagagggagTGAGTGAGTAAAATGAGCGCGACGACAGTTGAAACGATGACGTTTTTTTGGGTGGAATTTggaaaattgttgttttttaggAAACTATGTGACCTCTAAATCaatgaaatgaaaaatatagGGATCAGATTTGCAAATTAGATTTACGCACGTTTTTGCAACCATTTTTGTTTCAGTgttttcagcttcttcttcttcttcttcacagctTCTTGATAATTTGAAaggttttaaaccaaaattagacaattttttaatcattattttgtgTTGAGAAAGACGAATAGAGTCTAATCCAATCATGGGTATGTCGAAAAATCATcccttttgatatttttctggTTCAACACTCATTTTGCTATATCTATTTCAGCAAATTTCAatccttttctttcttaattgttATCTGGGAGCTTCAATAACAGAACCCTAATGTCTATGCATGTAAATGAATCGGAGATTAGTAACATTTTGCTTTATTTTGTGACAATTACTGAATTTTGAAGGTTGAAACAAgttcaagttttgattttttgtgaATGTTGTGATGCGCAGGTTG
The sequence above is a segment of the Camelina sativa cultivar DH55 chromosome 10, Cs, whole genome shotgun sequence genome. Coding sequences within it:
- the LOC104719600 gene encoding 39S ribosomal protein L41-A, mitochondrial — encoded protein: MTTIGGLLMGIGRSFRRKRASSLDILSPKRAPRDFYKGKNCKPHGFHTRKGGYIVQQDKLPNYVVPDLTGFKLKPYVSQCPLQVNTYESAEASK